One region of Triticum aestivum cultivar Chinese Spring chromosome 6B, IWGSC CS RefSeq v2.1, whole genome shotgun sequence genomic DNA includes:
- the LOC123138632 gene encoding uncharacterized protein, protein MLRRQGRLLIQTLSTPSATTASPIHRLISSAARPQVHARSCILSSPRRLLSSATAPGISPTTGFAVEDYLVSTCGLTRAQALKASPKLAHLRSAANPDAVLAFLAGRGLSGADVAALVAKDPKFLCTRVDKGLAPIVAGLSGLGLSDPDMARLLSLAPDRFRCRSSVPNIHYCLCIFGVSLEKLLRAINFNTNLLCCNRRVELNVAFLRECGLGDPDIAKLCSSLPRMVTTNLERVQTMVALTEGLGVPRGSGMFRHALSAVAFLDEKKIAAKVGHLKKTFGWSDAEDCWLQHQRKVGHKL, encoded by the exons atgcTCCGGCGCCAAGGCCGCCTCCTCATCCAGACGCTCTCCACTccctccgccaccaccgcctcccctATCCACCGCCTCATATCCTCCGCCGCCCGACCACAGGTACACGCTCGGAGCTGCATCCTCtcctctccccgccgcctcctctCGTCGGCCACAGCCCCCGGCATCTCCCCGACCACCGGGTTCGCCGTGGAGGACTACCTCGTCTCCACCTGCGGCCTCACCCGAGCGCAGGCACTCaaggcctcccccaagctcgccCATCTCAGGTCCGCCGCCAACCCCGACGCCGTGctcgccttcctcgccggccgcggcctctccggcgccgacgtCGCGGCCCTCGTCGCCAAGGACCCCAAGTTCCTCTGCACCAGAGTCGACAAGGGCCTGGCCCCCATCGTCGCGGGGCTCTCCGGCCTCGGCCTGTCAGATCCCGACATGGCGCGCCTCCTCTCGCTCGCCCCAGACAGATTCCGCTGCAGATCCAGCGTCCCCAATATACATTACTGCCTGTGCATCTTCGGCGTCTCCTTGGAGAAGCTGCTCCGGGCCATCAACTTCAACACCAACCTCCTCTGCTGCAATAGGAGGGTGGAGCTCAACGTCGCCTTCCTGCGCGAATGCGGGCTGGGTGATCCCGACATTGCCAAGCTGTGCAGCTCGCTACCGAGGATGGTCACCACCAACCTGGAGCGCGTCCAGACAATGGTGGCGTTGACCGAAGGCCTCGGTGTGCCCCGGGGATCTGGAATGTTCAGGCATGCTCTCAGTGCTGTCGCATTCCTCGATGAGAAGAAGATCGCAGCCAAAGTGGGTCACCTTAAGAAGACGTTCGGGTGGTCGGATGCCGAG GATTGTTGGTTGCAGCATCAGAGAAAGGTAGGTCACAAGTTGTAG